The region CCCGCCCGGCTGCGCGGCCGGAACCGGACCCGCACCGCCAGCCCCGCCGTCGCGACCGCCTCGCCCCACCCGGGCCAGCCGTGCTCCCGGTCCAGCCCGTCGTCCCGGTCGGTCAGGAACAGCCCGACCATCTCCTCCTCCCGCTCCGCCCGGTACCAGCGGGGCAGCACCCGCAGCAGCGCCCGGTACCGGCGTTCCAGGTTCGACCTCACCGCGCCTCCCTCGCCCGCAGCACCGACGACGCGGCCCGCACGTTCGCCGACAGCCGCGCCACCTCGGCCGACAGAACCCGCACCCCGGCGTCGGTCAACCGGTAGTAGCGGCGCAGCCGGCCCTGGTGGACCTCTTCCCGGTCCCGCACCGCCCACCCGTCGGCGACCATCCGGTCCAGCACGCCGTAGAGCGTGCCGACCCGCAGCACCACCCGGCCCTCGGACAGGACTTCCACCGACCGCACGATCGCGTACCCGTGCAACGGCTCCTCGGCCAACGCCGTGAGCACCAAGAACGCCTGCTCTGACATACCCCTCACACCGCAGGTTATATCGCAAAGCGTTATATCTCGTCCAGACGTGGTCGGTGTCGTGGCTTGGTTGTAGTCGTAACGAGGCTTGTGTTTCGGGCGACAGTTCCTGGAGGTTTATTCTTGGTTGTTACTGAAACAATAGAGCGTAGTAGCAACACGCAGGCCGGTGATCCCGGCTTCGCCGCGGACCGAGGTTCCGCGTTGATGCCCCTACCGACGTCGTCCGACGGCCTGGCTCGACGCGGAGGCAGTGGCGGCGGCCCTGAGCGAGCCGGTGGCCGTGGTCGACTCCCCCGTCCTGGACCGCTGCGTGCGATTCCTGGGGCAGCCCCTGCCGACCGGCACGTACGCGGCCGCCGAGGTGGTGGCCTCGTCGTCGATCGACCGGGTCGACCCGGTCGGCGTGCCGCTGTCCCCCGACGACCCGGTGGAGACGCTGCGCTTC is a window of Saccharothrix espanaensis DSM 44229 DNA encoding:
- a CDS encoding PadR family transcriptional regulator yields the protein MSEQAFLVLTALAEEPLHGYAIVRSVEVLSEGRVVLRVGTLYGVLDRMVADGWAVRDREEVHQGRLRRYYRLTDAGVRVLSAEVARLSANVRAASSVLRAREAR